The sequence TAGCTATTTTTTTGGCATCTATTTCTTTAGGACAAGGAGTTTTACGCAGGTACATGTACCCAAATATGGAATTGGTCAATAGGAAATACAGGTACTCGGTTATTAAGAAAACCGGACCGTACCCGTcctttgtgcagccctagtcatTGGGGTTTGTTGTAACTTCGCACACTCACATGCTCATATTTGTAAATCACCAAAACAAGAAATTCCTTACTAGTAGCGGAAGTAAATTAACTAAACTAAAGTAAATGATTGATATCATTACATTTTGATTTTAAAACAAAATATCAATTTAGCCTTATCAAAATAATCTTATCTTTTATAATTCGGTAAGCTGCTTCGATCATAAATATGGTATAAAAAGAATCACACTATATGAAGTGGAGGTGGTGGTTATGATAGTGACTGGTGGTGATGGCTAGCATTCAATCGCTgtaaaaattgaagaagaagaagaaatgaaaaatgaaaagaaaaccaGCCCAGTCCAGTCGAGTCGAGAATGTGAGTTAGAACGTTTAGGGTCACTTGAATGATATAATTAAGTTTCTTACCGTATATCTATAGCTAATACAGATCGGTCGGTCGATGTCGACTTTATATAGACCGTGGGAAGTGAACGATATAAAAACCGTTCACACATAAAATAAATGGGTCACACCACCAGAAAAAAACATGAGATCCCGTTTTTAGGCTGTTTGTGAGTTTTACGTGGTTCACTTCCAAGGTTTGGCAAGTATTTTTGCATATTAAACTGTTACCTAAGCCGACAATCAACTATTATAGATTTTTGAAACTACTCTCTCGGTTccgttttatttgatattttagggatttttttattttccaaaatagATGAGTGTTTAAGCCTTTTTTTTCCAAATTCTCACTAATTTGCGCTTGTTTTGGAATCATATCATACCATTAATTTTCATTGAAATCAGTAGATGGATAATTAGTACTCTATCCCAAAAATATTATAACGGGATTCGTAATTTACACTAAATATAGGAACTAAGAACTAGGTGTTTTAAATCTTTAGGAAGATATTAATAAGGgtagatttgaagaaaaaaattattctATATGTTATTTCTTAATCTACATGAAAAATTTTAtaacatcaagtaaaatggaatGGAGGGAGCATAACCTAAGCGGTTGGTTTCGGCTCGGATCAGTTCGGTCCCGATTTTCTCAGTTTCCGCGGGTTTTCCAGGTCCCGGCCGGAGTGCAGCTTCATAATGCAACCCCATGCTTTCCTCAAAGACATGAGATTTTTCCAGGGAGCGCGGTATGTTTCTCTTGGCGAGTTAATGCCCCAAAGAAGATGCACGCGTGTCAACTATTGAATGGTTAGatattcaatttttattttttactatTCGGGTATTTTTAAATTGCCGGGAAGACAAATCCTgctgaaacaaaacaaaacaacacGAGAGGTTTTTTTTCTCCCGAAAAGccaagaaaccctagttttatttcATTCTGAACCTAGAACCCATAAATCTCAGAAATAAGAGTGGGAGAGAGAGAGGGACTACTCTGATTCATCAAAAAGGGTAAATAATTCGATTAGGGTTTTAAAGATTTGGggatattttatcttctaatggaGAGTACTCGTAAAGAAGTTCGTAGTGAAAGCGATGATGAAGATTACGCATCTGAAGATGAAGGAACTGAAGATTATAGAAGAGGTGGTTACCATACTGTTCAAATCGGTGATACTTTTAAATCTGGTCGTTATGTGATTCAAAGTAAACTCGGTTGGGGTCATTTCTCTACTGTTTGGCTTGCTTGGGATACTCTAAACTCTGTATGTGAACCCTTAATCTCTAAACCctacttcttgttttttttttctttcttaaagtttattatttcaatttcttATGTGTTGCCATGAATTACAGAGATATGTAGCTTTGAAAGTTCAAAAAAGTGCTCAGCATTATACGGAAGCAGCAATGGATGAGAtaaaaatacttaaacagatagCAGAAGGTGACCCAGATGATAAGAATTGTGTTGTTAAACTTTTGGATAATTTTAAGCATTCTGGGCCAAATGGGCAACATGTTTGTATGGTTTTTGAGTATCTGGGTGATAATCTGTTGACATTGATTAAGTATAGTGATTATAAGGGATTGCCACTTCATATGGTTAAAGAAATTTGTTATCATATATTGATGGGTTTAGATTATTTGCACAGACAATTGTCAATTATACATACTGATCTTAAGCCAGAAAATGTATTGTTGTTATCCACAATTGACCCATCTAAGGATCCTGTAAAATCGGGTACTCCTCTTGTTGTTGCAAACAGTACTAAGGATAAATCGGTGGTTCATCCTGTGGTATTGAAGGAAAGTAAGAGTTCGAATGGGGATTTGAcgaagaatcagaagaagaaaatgCGGAAAAAAGCTAAACGGGTAGCTAATGGTGGTACAGGGAACGATATAGTAGAAGAAATTGAACAGGACACGAGAACTGCTAATGGGGTGGATATGGATACTCCCGCTGATGAAATCTTGAATGAACATGGCAGTGAGGATCGTGGCCATGTTAGTTTGTCTAATGGTGAGGAGGTGAAAGATGGCCTAGAGAACAAGAAGGGACGTAGGAGAGGGAGTCGCTCAATGAGGCAAAAGTTGTTGCAATCGGCTAATGTGAAATGCAAGTTGGTTGACTTTGGGAACGCTTGTTGGACTTACAAGCAATTTACAAGTGATATTCAAACAAGACAGTATAGGTGTCCTGAGGTTCTTCTTGGATCTAAATACTCCACACCAGCAGATTTATGGTCCTTCGCGTGCATTTGTTTTGAGCTAGCAACTGGGGATGTTCTCTTTGATCCTCACAGCGGGGACAACTTCGACAGGGATGAGGTATGCATATTTTGTTACTGAACATATATCACATTGGTCACTGTGTTTTTTGAACTTCTGTAGCAACCGAGGTGGATATTAGGGGCAATTTATTTGTGTAGGATGAATTTCTTGCTTTGCTTTGCTCTATTACCTTTTGAGAGCTTTTATATTGATTGCGGGTAACGTTTGCTCATTTAATCTATATTGTTGTTTTCAAGGGTTTGTACCATAGTAGTTATGCAAATCTATGACTATTATAATTTTGCCATTTAGCCAGTGCGTATATATCATACATGATTAAAATGGCATACATGTGAACTTTCACGTCTTTCCTCATGTCCTGAGGGTGTAATAGTATAATTCTGTAACTGTAGAAAGCTGTGCATTTTGGGTCTGATAAAATCCTTTTCTAATGCCCAAAGATATGTTTGTCTGTTTATTCTTCAGCCCACAACATTTTTTATGTCAACATTTATTAGGATTTTGGGTGTTCGGATACCATATATGAGTGACTTTTCGGCTTAATTAAGTTGAAAAGTCGAAAAGTTAGTTTGGAAACCAAATTTTAGAATGGCTTATAGAAGCAAAAAGGTATATCTTTTGTGAAGCAAAAAACATTTTCTTCTGACTCCTGCTTCTGGTTGCCAAACAGGCTCTAAGCTTCTCAGAACAGATTACAAATATTTGGCTATTTGAGGTCGGGAATAGTAAAATGTCTTATTTTTCCAATTCTCTATTTCCACCTATCTTCTTGGTCAAACTACTAGTGCTCTGAGTTCTTGAAATTGTATGATGACTAATCTATTCCCAGATAATGTGTTGTAGTCCATCTGAAGGCCCTAATTTCATTGGGAACTGTATAACTGGTTAGATTGCAATGTGGGTATTTTCCATAGTATTGGTTCTTGGATTTTCAAATGTCAAATGCCTTGTCCTTTATGATCATCAATTGCATGTCCGACCATTGTGGAGGGATCATCACTATGAGGGACATGTCAAGAGTCAAATTCAATAAGCCTACAGGAAGCAGATATATTTAAGTTCAGTGAAATGTTTTCACGGGATTTTGCCAGTAATTGctatcttttgattttgttgaagGAAACATGACAAGCTGTAACACTATTCTTTTGTCATTATCTTTTAACAGGATCACTTGGCGCTGATGATGGAGCTGCTCGGAATGATGCCACGCAAGGTAAGCATGTTATCCACTATGTCCAGTAGTTTTGCGGGTTTTACCTTCTATTCTTTTGATTCATATTTGCTTAACAAAATATCTCTTTTAGATTGCTTTAGGTGGTCGGTATTCACGGGACTTTTTCAACAGACATGGAGACCTAAGACACATCCGTCGATTACGTTTCTGGCCCCTACACAAAGTTCTTGCTGAGAAATATGAATTTAGCGAGCAAGATGCAAAAGATATGGCTGACTTCCTTGCCCCCATACTAGATTTTGTCCCTGAGAAGCGGCCAACTGCAGCTCAATTGCTTCTTCATCCATGGATCTCAGCCCCTCGAGTTTCTGAACCTCCTATTCCTGCAATTGAAACCGAGTCGGAAAGTGTAGGTGTAGGTAATTCTGAGAAGGCAGAGAAGGATGATAGGGAGGCAATGGAGGTGGGAATGGGAAACATTGTCATTGATGGGGACCGTAATTTGGTTAAAGATCCCCCACCTAGTATTAAAAACCTTCCAAAGGATGGTGCTATTAGTTCATCTTGATAATTCTAGAACACTTTTTGTACTGCAACCTTGTCCCCTCCACGCGTGGCATTATTTTCAGCGGCTTGCTTTTAGTGAGGAATGATCGCTTCCCCTTTAATTTCCGTGGCTGGGTGAGTGTGACCTAGGAATTGATATGTGCAACTTTGGGGTAGTGTGGTTCAGAACAATGAAGTTTTCATGCTTGTGGAAAAGGTTTTCCCTGCCACTCTCTTACTTCCATTTAGTAGACACTTCAAGATCAGTCTTAGTTGTGGCACTACCAATTTTTGTATCTATGAAGAGCTTCATGTTTACACATTTCATGAAAATGGATTAACATTAAATTCCTTGATTTTTATCTCCCCGATTTATTATCTTCCATGGTTTCTGCAGTTCGTAGAATACGTGTTCCTATTAATCTCGTTGTTTTTCTTGTCTTCGCACCGTGTACCTTTAATTAGATGTGATTGACTGCAGGTGTTATTAACTCACATTTTCCTTGATTTCTAGCTTTGTTTGCAACGCTTTCTTAGTTTCTGTTGAAGAATCTGGTCCAGAAGTTTGTTGCACCGTCTGATGCTGTGTGTTTAACAGTAAAGATCTGTTTGAATGAATTAGTAAATTTGCCTGCATCAGCAATTTTGAATTGGCCTTGCATTAATCACATGAAGATCAGATAAATACAGATAACAGCCTTTCCAGAAGAATGATGGTTAAATTGTCAGTGTCAGAAGATCAACCAAACTAACAGTCTTTTCCACCTTATCTCTGTGCAAGTCATGGGTCTGAAGATTAGCCAAGAACCAATGCAGAATCTGCAGATAAATCACATCATCAGTTAGTGGGTTTATGCCAATTATGGTGTCAAAAATGAATTTGTATTTATATCTGGGAATAAAGGGGCTTCTTGGACAATCAAGAGGCGCCAAACAAACATTTACAGGACATGAAAACTTACAGAACCCTTCGCAAACCTTTAATCTAAAACAAAAGAATCTAATGCTGTAAAATTACAATGGAGTGATCATCATGGAAATGATGCGTTAACAAGTAGCTAACATATACATTCCAGATCTTTTATTAGCTTCATATATGGAATTGGTTGAGGGTGTTGCCTTGGTCAATCAGCAATTAACCAATATCCCCTTTGTAAACTGTCATATCTACTAGTTCCTTCATTGCTGGCATTTTTAATGCATCGTTTAACTGCAAAACGCGAGAAATCCCATGTATTCATGATTATGAATCATAGAGAGGCTCTTCTCAATGCCAACCACCCCTGCAAAAATGACAACTATACCTTAGAAGCATAAACCACAACATAACAATTGTATGGAGAGAGTGAACTTGTTGTGATGATTACCCATTGTTAAAGCGCTCGCGAAGATGACAGCTGAAAGAATGAAGACTATGACTGAAGCTCTTTTTAACACCAGCACTAATTTTCTTACGAAAAATTGGCCCCAAAATCCAGCCGCTACTGATACTGCAATGAGAAACAAGGCTGCAGTATGGAAGTTATAGGTATCAGTACTGAGATAAGCAAAGAAACCGCTGATGTAAAAGTATAAGATGGATGCTAAACGTACCGTATGGGATGGGAAATCTGCCCAAGAAGTAAAACTCGATTACAGACAGGGATGAAGAAAACATCATAACAAACGTCGCCGTCGCACTAGCAACCTACGAGTCAATGAAAATATGAAATCATAAACATCTATTACTTGTTCACTCAATCTATTAATTCTGTCTTGAGAAATACCACATACAAATTCTTGAAGAGAGACATTATGTTGCTAACACAACAAGATCACAAAGTTGGATCCTTCACTTGTAAGCGTTTTTAGTATAGCACGATTTGTTCCCCTAGGGATCCCTAAAAGAACTTTGGCATTTCAGTTTACACACAAGGCAATTTGTACCCACCTACATCTTTGGGCTAACCGCAATAAAAGGAATTCATTTGATGACCTATAAGACATGTTCAGCCTTTCACGTTTATGGCTAGTGATGAGAATATGCTGCAATAAGTTACCTGTGGAATGACACCAAGTTCAAGAAGGAGAGGACCCAGAATGAAGCCCCCACCAGAGCCTAAGAGACCACCAACTGTACCTCCTAAGAGACCAGCAAAGGCACAAAATGCAAGTTGCAGTGCACTCCATTGTATCGTCGCTTCACAAACAGATTCCATGTTCCCATTCATTCTTCTTTCCTTGCTCTCTTTATACAGTTTCACTGCTTCAAAACCATATACAACCAATGCCACAGGAATCTGAAGGAAAACgtaaaacataaaaagaaaattttACCAATCCACCAACAACAAGATTTAATCAATTAGAAACTCTGATCGAAGGAAACAACCGTTGTCTTTTTTACCTGCATGAAGTTAAGTACCCAGTACCATAAACTGCAGTCCTTTGTGAAATTCtgccaacaaaaacaaaatggaGCAGAGATACTGAGTTTATAGCCTAAGTGGAGCTATATTGCACAAGCTTCATACAGTAGAATTCAAGCTTGACTTGTTTTTTCTTAGCAAGTCAAATGTGTGACTAGCCAATTTACAGCATCAGTTGAATCAAGATAAAGAGAACAAACAAAAATCGATCGAAACTAAAGCTCACCTTGATGACTTGAAGAAGTAAAAAAGAAATCCAAACaatcattaacactaaaattCCTTTCCATCTCAAGTTGGATTTTAGTATTTCCTGCAAGTTCATTTCAAATACATGTATAagtacaagaattacaaaatcgAAGACTTAGGCTAGTTTCATTGGAACGTACTAATCCAGATTTCTCTTCTTGAGGAACTAGCAAATCATAGTCTGCATCAATATGAACTGCAACCAATGAACAACCAGACATATTAACAAATGTCAAACAAACCCCGTTTTTCCGACAAACTGAGGTttaaattttcataacaaaacaGCACAACAGGGTTATTAAGATTTCTTACCGGAGTTGGTTTGTGCTTCTTGTTGTTTCACATATTCTTGCTGATAAAGAAGAAGACAGTAAAAACACACAAAGTTAGTAAAGAAACTACTTTTTTGACACCAAGAATTCAACCATTTTGCAAGTGCCTGAAAAGGATTTAAGTACATTTAAGATTGTCTCTTGCTTCCACATCTCGATTCCTTTGACGAACGATCTCGACGATGTCCCTATTTAAGATCAATAAAAACATTATTACTACGGATGTGTGGGTTACAGAATTTGATAAAAAAGAAAGCCAAAATCATTCAAGTAAGAAATTCATAATTACCCACAAAAAGAATGATAATAAGAATGGTGATTAACCAGAATGGGAAAACAACACTGAGTGCAACACCAAACGTAATGCCTAACATTAACATTGGTTGAAAGAGCAAAGCAAGATCATAATCAATAATTGGTACTTCTTTTGTTGGATGTGGCACTCTTAGATTATACCAAACTGACGATGTTGATGCACCCATTATCATACCTGCAACATATATTATACACCATCAATCAATATAATAGAGAAAACTCATATCCCATTTAGTCCTGTTTTTTGATATTTGTATTTTGGACTGAAAAAACAAAGAGACGGAGATAGGAGTTGGGAGTGTGTACACTTGGAAAGTGCAGCAGCAGATTTGGTGTCAAAACCAACAACCAAATTAAGCATAGGAACAAAgatcccaccaccaccaacaccaccaacgGTGCCAAAAGCAGAACCAAAGAATCCAATAACAGTAGCCAATATGACCCTCCAATTAAATGCTAATTTCTGCAGTAgacatcaacaaaaaaaattaatcttCATTTTAGGATTGCACAGGTTAAGCAAATGAAATATAAATAGAGAAAGATATAAGAGACATACAGGCCAAACTCTATCACTAGTTCCCAGACCATTACTCAAACTCAATCCATcattagaattatgatttgaggAGAGATTGCTATTTGGATTCGTGATGAAGAACGTTGCAAGAATAGCTACTGAAAACCCAGAGATTAGATACAAGATAAAACCTCTTGTTGCCATTTCTATCTCTCTGAGTCCccctctcttctcttctcttctcttctctttttagagTCTAGTTTGTTGCAAGAATGGTGGCTACAAcagaaattaattattacatgtatatatatatatatatgggaatGCTTTAACCAATGGAGATTATGACAGGGCAATATTAAATTGTTTTTGATCGGCTGATTACAAGACAATACTAAGAAAGGAGTAATTGAGTATCTCTGTATGGTAGAAATTAATAGGCGTTTGCAAGAGTGATAAGACATGTTGTGCAACATGGGATGGGATTGCATTAAGTATATTACCATAAACAGGGTGGAGGAATATTCAAACTTTTAATTACTCGTAACATTCAAGAGACGTTTCTTTACTGACCAGTCCAGCAATTAATCAAGCACAGTcaaagaaattaaggaaataatttgaaaataaaaaaccgATCGGAAAATATAAGTGGATTTTCCTAGACCACCGGAAGTCATCCTCATGCCAAATGGGGTTAGAGCGTTAAAATGTGCACGGTTCAATATGAATGCAGGCTTATGATATTGAAGTCTTCAACTGCTACACCTTTCCGGAAGTCATCCCCATCAAATATTAATGTTACTATTACTCATCAAAAGAACAGTATGCATGAGTTAAACGAGATGAACGCAATTAGGCATTGTTGTAAATGGAGGCTTTTTTCCGGATAACTGTTAGACGCTGTCAATAACTCGtggcaaatagcctgctctgataccatggcTCTGACACCATGTTAGGAATCCTCggacctaactaacctcgaaaaccggcttgcaaggttaggattGCCCAAGACTTATTAAGCGCGAGACCTAGGATGCCCTAGGCGATGTGGAACTATTTAACACCCCCCTCAACGACTAGGGCTACACAGACGGAGTGGCACAGAAGCCACTGACGCACACTGGCAAGGATACAGAGTGGTACGGAAACCACGGTTGCACACTGGCGGGAATACAGAATGGTATGGTACGGAAACCACGGACACACGGGTAGCGTTGAGAAGGGTCTGGCTCTGATAACATGtcagaatacgggcatccaactcaaaaccaattggcaatgagtggagaggccccgACGATTATAAACCGCAGGTTCTTAGATGCTCAGACAATGTggaactaataatctcaacacaccccctcacgtgtagcctcgttgggtctaacacgtggacaacaaTTAAAtcaggtgacgcggagtaaaggcgcgatCAATGACTCGttgcaaatagcctgctctgataccatgttagaatacagacatccaactcaaagccaattggttttgagttggatgcccatattctaacaagAACTTGCCCCACGTGTAGTGACCTCGCTTGAAGCGTAAATGTAACACACAAATAGCGTGTCGAATGAGTAGGTGGGAAATAAACATTGAAAGATACTCATATTTTCATGGAAATAAATCAGAAACTGTCAAAATCATGTTTACATAAGATGATAAGCGTGTTCAATTTTCAGAGCAAACCCTTGGACATTTTTGTATAACTCAATCAGAACAGTCTACCTCATGTGTACATAAGCATGCTCATACTAAATTACGAATAATTGTACTTGGTTACGCACGCACTCAATCAGATTCCTTCTCTAACTTCCAAGTCAGACATTTACAAGTAATGCGCAATCTTTTTTTATGATAAACCTTCATGTAAAGAGAGGCCTGCTCCTACAATGACCAGGTACCTGGTTTTTGGCTTGACCATATTCTCTGTCCCGAGCCTCTGGGCACATTCAATTCCGCCACATCGTGTTCATCGAGGCGTGGTAAGGGTTACATCCTGGATGCACGGGCATTACATCTTAGAGTGAAACCATGTTGATTAATCAATCAAAAACTCTTAATGAACCGCACAAATAAACTAAGCCAAAACGGCTACTCACATAATTTTCCATTGGTCCCACCAATAATGATCCGCCTGCTGTCGATTAAAACTGTGAGAGCTTTTTATGACGTAGTTTTTGCGTGGTTTTGTATCTCGGTCTGTTAAGAACTGCTGTTAATCAATTTCTAAATAGAGGTAAGTTGGAAAATATTATCTTCTCTACTTTCTGCCGTATTTGTACAACTTTTAGATTGTGAGGCCATCAACTATATGCGTACCACTTAAACCAGGTAACCACCAAAGTCTACCAAATCTTACATTCCTTATTAAAACCATGGAGACTGTTTGGTATGAAATCTTGAATATAGCACTAGTAAGTCGCAATAATTGCACATTCCTTACTGTATATTAATCAAACCTAAACAATTCATCGGGCAACACTAGAACTTAGTTTGATCCAAACACGTTAGAACacgtctttctttttttcttctttatttactTGGAAGCTGAATCACATGGTACACTATCACGAAAATTTCTTCAACAAAAATAAATTGCATGTGAAAAGAGATTGCAGTTGACTTCTGATTTGAGAGAGATACACCTGGAAAATTCTGTCCTAGCTTTTAATACAATtttatttctgaatattcttatatTGTTCAAAGTCCAAACTTCAGAGATTCTGCAATAGTGGTAATTAACAAATTGAGAATTGAGGTTGGCATATCAATTATCCATGAAGCACCAATAATGTGATATGGATTGAAGTGACTCTATAGTTTCTCGGCTACACTAAGATTacgtaatactccctccgtcctaaattaagAATCCGCTTTGACTTTGTGAATATATTAAGGAAATTCTATAAAATGTCATGACTAGCCTTTAACTAGTCCATTTAGTATTAGGTTATTATCAAAATTAGTGTTAAAAGTTCTAAGAATAAATAGAAGTATTCGGAATTTTGTAACTACCCATAAAATgattttatttaaaaaaggaatggcaattaatataaaaaaattaaatgcATTTTCTCCTTATATATGGTGATGATATTTATgattttgaattaagtttatatcaaaatgattttatttgatagtttaagggaaaATTATGTCTATAAACAGAACAGACAGATAAAATGGACAGACCAAAGTAGAAATTAGGACAGATAAAAatggacagagggagtattataTTTGTTAAATACAATATT comes from Papaver somniferum cultivar HN1 chromosome 7, ASM357369v1, whole genome shotgun sequence and encodes:
- the LOC113298741 gene encoding SRSF protein kinase 1-like, translated to MESTRKEVRSESDDEDYASEDEGTEDYRRGGYHTVQIGDTFKSGRYVIQSKLGWGHFSTVWLAWDTLNSRYVALKVQKSAQHYTEAAMDEIKILKQIAEGDPDDKNCVVKLLDNFKHSGPNGQHVCMVFEYLGDNLLTLIKYSDYKGLPLHMVKEICYHILMGLDYLHRQLSIIHTDLKPENVLLLSTIDPSKDPVKSGTPLVVANSTKDKSVVHPVVLKESKSSNGDLTKNQKKKMRKKAKRVANGGTGNDIVEEIEQDTRTANGVDMDTPADEILNEHGSEDRGHVSLSNGEEVKDGLENKKGRRRGSRSMRQKLLQSANVKCKLVDFGNACWTYKQFTSDIQTRQYRCPEVLLGSKYSTPADLWSFACICFELATGDVLFDPHSGDNFDRDEDHLALMMELLGMMPRKIALGGRYSRDFFNRHGDLRHIRRLRFWPLHKVLAEKYEFSEQDAKDMADFLAPILDFVPEKRPTAAQLLLHPWISAPRVSEPPIPAIETESESVGVGNSEKAEKDDREAMEVGMGNIVIDGDRNLVKDPPPSIKNLPKDGAISSS
- the LOC113298742 gene encoding sulfite exporter TauE/SafE family protein 4-like gives rise to the protein MATRGFILYLISGFSVAILATFFITNPNSNLSSNHNSNDGLSLSNGLGTSDRVWPKLAFNWRVILATVIGFFGSAFGTVGGVGGGGIFVPMLNLVVGFDTKSAAALSKCMIMGASTSSVWYNLRVPHPTKEVPIIDYDLALLFQPMLMLGITFGVALSVVFPFWLITILIIILFVGTSSRSFVKGIEMWKQETILNQEYVKQQEAQTNSVHIDADYDLLVPQEEKSGLEILKSNLRWKGILVLMIVWISFLLLQVIKNFTKDCSLWYWVLNFMQIPVALVVYGFEAVKLYKESKERRMNGNMESVCEATIQWSALQLAFCAFAGLLGGTVGGLLGSGGGFILGPLLLELGVIPQVASATATFVMMFSSSLSVIEFYFLGRFPIPYALFLIAVSVAAGFWGQFFVRKLVLVLKRASVIVFILSAVIFASALTMGVVGIEKSLSMIHNHEYMGFLAFCS